From Nomascus leucogenys isolate Asia chromosome 15, Asia_NLE_v1, whole genome shotgun sequence, a single genomic window includes:
- the SMCO4 gene encoding single-pass membrane and coiled-coil domain-containing protein 4 codes for MRQLKGKPKKETSKDKKERKQAMQEARQQITTVVLPTLAVVVLLIVVFVYVATRPTITE; via the coding sequence ATGCGGCAGCTCAAAGGGAAGCCCAAGAAGGAGACCTCCAAGGACAAGAAGGAGCGGAAGCAAGCCATGCAGGAGGCCCGGCAGCAGATCACCACAGTGGTGCTGCCCACGCTGGCCGTGGTTGTGCTCTTGATCGTGGTGTTTGTGTACGTGGCCACGCGCCCCACCATCACTGAGTGA